In the Paenibacillus sp. FSL R7-0337 genome, ATCAGATGGGCGGATCCTTTTATCTGAATAACGGAGCGAAGAGCGGACTCGATACAGAGACCGGGCTGGCTGCCTTCAAGGACTGGACCAATTTCTATACCAGCTACAAGCTGCCGCTGATCTTCGACTTCCCGATGCGGTTCCGCACCGGCGAGATGCCGGTCGGCATTCAGGACTATACCTTTTATAACTATCTGAGCGTATCCGCGCCGGAGATTAAGGGATTATGGGAATTCATTCCGGTTCCGGGCACAAAGCAGCCGGACGGCAGTATCCGCAGGGATGTGGCCAGCGGGGGCACCGCCGCCCTGATGCTCAAGCAGGCTAAGAACAAGGCTGCCGCCTGGGAATTCATGAAGTGGTGGGTAGACAAGGATTCGCAGGTCCGCTTCGGCCGGGAGATGGAGGGCCTCATGGGCGCGGCTGCGCGGTATCCGACCGCTAACGTTGAAGCGCTTAAGGAGCTGCCGTGGCCGACAAGCGATTACCGCCATCTGGAGGAGCAGTGGCAATGGGTGCAGGGTGTGCCTGAGGTGCCGGGTGGTTACTTCACGGGCCGCCATCTGGACAATGCTCTGCGCGAGGTTATCAACAATGGAACGAATACCGCCGATGCCCTGTACGATTATGTGCAGGAGATCGACTATGAGATTGATCAAAAGAGAGCAGAGTTCGATTTGAAACGAAGGGAATAGGGAGGGACTCTTGTGCAGAAAGTGAAAAATACGGCCGAACCCTTGATTCAGCCCCGGCTGTCCCCTTCCGGGCTGCGTAATTACTGGGCATTGTTCGGCAAGGATGTGCGGCGGGATAAGCACTTGTATATCCTGCTGGCTCCATATATGGTGCTGTTTCTGTTGTTTACCGTATTGCCGGTTGTGATTTCGATCATCTTCAGCTTCACGCACTTCAACATGCTGGAGATGCCGCGCTGGATCGGCTGGGAGAATTATTCCAAGCTGCTCTGGAACGATGATGTGTTCCTGATCGGGGTCAAGAATACGCTGATTTTCTCAGTCGTTACCGGACCGGTCAGCTATATTGCCTGTTTTCTGTTTGCCTGGCTGATCAATGAGCTGAATCCCAAGCTGCGGGCGTTCATGACCCTGATCTTTTTTGCGCCGTCCATCTCGGGGAATGTATTCTTCATCTGGCAGATTATCTTCTCCAGTGACTCCTACGGGATTATCAACGGTTTCCTAATGCAGCTTGGCGTAATTTATGAGCCGATCCAATGGCTGCAGGACCCCAAGTATATGCTGGGGATCATTATGCTGGTGCAGCTCTGGCTAAGTCTCGGGACCAGCTTCCTGGCCTTCATCGCCGGACTGCAGACCGTTGACAAGACGTTATATGAAGCAGGGGCTGTGGACGGTGTCAAAAACCGCTGGCAGGAGCTGTGGTTCATTACGCTGCCTTCCATGCGCCCGCAGCTGATGTTCGGTGCGGTCATTCAGATCACTGCGTCACTGGCAGTTGCCGATGTGGCTATGGCGCTGGCAGGCTTCCCGAGTGTGCAGTACGGGGCGCATACGATTGTAACCCATCTGGTGGACTACGGTACGATCCGCTTCGAGATGGGCTATGCCTCGGCGATTGCCACCGTGCTGTTCGTGATGATGCTGGGCAGCAATCTGATTGTCCAAAAGCTGCTGAAGAGGGTGGGTGAATAAGCGGGATGAAGCTGGCAATACGTCTGAACAAAAAAGTAAACCGTTCCTGGCAGGTCGACGCCCTGCTGTTCCTGGCCCTGGCCGGATTCGGATCATTCATGGCGATTCCGTTAATTTATGTCATTAACAATGCGTTCAAGCCGCTGGATGAGCTGTTTATTTTCCCGCCTACGCTGTTTGTGCGCAATGCAACGCTTGAGAACTTCGCCAATCTGTTTCAGGTGATGAAGAATTCCTGGGTGCCGTTCTCCAGATATATATTCAACACGGTATTCATTACCGCTGCCGGTACAGCCGGGCATATCCTGCTGGCCTCGGCGGCGGCTTACCCGCTGGCGAAGCATAAATTCCGCGGCTCTAAGGTGCTGTTCACCGTGGTTGTCCTGTCGCTGATGTTCTCGCCGCATGTTACCGCGATACCGAACTATATGATTATGTCCGCTCTAGGCTGGATGGACACCTACCAGGCGGTTATCGTTCCCGCCTTTGCCTATCCGCTGGGACTCTATCTAATGAAGCAGTTTATGGAGCAGATCCCGGATGCGCTGCTGGAGGCGGCGAAGATTGACGGGGCAAGTGAATACCGCATCTTCTGGCAGGTCGTTATGCCGCTGGTGAAGCCGGCCTGGCTGACGCTGCTCATCCTGATGATGCAGATGCTATGGGGCACGGACGGCGGCAGCTTCATCTACAGCGAGCAGCTCAAGACGCTGCATTACGCGATGGGCCAGATTATTCAGGGCGGGATCGCCCGTGCAGGAGTCGGGGCCGCGGTAGCGGTGATTATGATGACCGTGCCGATTGTGACGTTCATTCTGTCACAGAGCAATGTGATTCAGACGATGGCTTCGTCCGGCATGAAGGACTGAAGCGATGGAGGCGTTAGGGTTGAGAATAAAGTCATCGATACTGGTGCTTGTATCCGTGCTGCTGCTTGTGAGCCTGTGTCCAAGGCCGGCCGGGGCTGCGCCGTATGAAGGATATACCTATTCCTACTGGGGCGAGGCGGTTCAGTCGCCGATTGCCTATCTTCCTTCGAGGGCCATCGGCGGGCTAGAGGCAGGAACAGGAGCCTGGAATGCTCCGGGGGACCTGTTCGTTTCGGCGGAGGGGCTGCTGTACGTGCTCGATTCCGGGAACGGGCGGATTGTGGTGCTGGATAAGGAGTGGAACACACTCCGTGTTATCGAAGGCTTCCAGAACGGGGAGAAGAAGGACAGCTTCAATAACCCGGAGGGACTCTTCGTTACGGACGCCGGCCGGATCTACGTGGCAGATACGGAGAATGGGCGGCTGGTCGAGCTGGACGGCACAGGGACCTTCGTGCGGGAGATTGGACCGCCGAAGGCGGATGTGATCGGAGCGGGTTTTGAGTATTTTCCGCGGAAGGTGATTGTTGATAAGGCTGGCCGCATCTATGTGGTTGGCAGAGGGGTCTATGAAGGGCTGATCGAGTTCGACAGCGACGGGCAGTTCACAGGCTTCATGGGCACGAATAAGGTGCAGTTTGATCCTGTGGATCTGTTCTGGAAGTCGGTATCGACCAAGGAGCAGCGCGAGAAGATGGTGCAGTTCATTCCGCTGGAATTCAATAATACCGATGTCGATGAGGATGGCTTCATCTATACTACTACGGTGGATAAGAAGACCTTTTCTCCGGTAAAAAGACTGAATCCCTCCGGCATCGATGTCCTGCGGGTCAGCAAAGAGATCCCGCCCATCGGCGATCTGAGCCGGGACCGCTCCGCCTTCATTGATATTGATGTGACCGGAAACGGAGTCTACCGGGTACTGGACTCTACGCGCGGGCGGGTGTTCACCTACAATGAGGACGGCAAGCTGCTGTATGTCATCGGTCAACTAGGCAGCCAGCTCGGTACCTTCAAGAACCCGGCGGCGGTGGAGAGCTATGAGAATGCAATCTATGTACTGGACCGTGATCTGGGGAGAATTACCGAGTTCACAGTGACTCAGTTCGGCAGCATGGTCAATGAAGCCAACACCCTGTACAGCTCCGGTAAGCATGATGAAGCCGCTAAGCTGTGGCGGGAGGTGCTGAAGCTGGATGCCAACTTTGAGATGGCGTATGTCGGCATCGGCAAATCGCTGCTCCGCCAAGGCGAATATAAGGAGGCTATGACTTATCTGAAGCTGGGTAATGACCGCGAATATTACTCCAAGGCGCTTGGGAAATACCGCAGGGAGTATATGCGCGATTATTTCAGCCTCTATATGACCGGAATAATAGCCGTGCTGCTGGCCGGCTACGTCATCGTCCGCCTGGTAAAGCGGCCGAGAAAGGAAGGGAGGGTTGAGGATGCCGTTTCTTAAGGACATTAAATATTCACTGCATGTAGCAGTGCACCCCTTCGACGGATTCTGGGATCTGAAATACGAGAATAAGGGCAAGCTGCGCATGGCACTGGGCATTCTTATGGCCCTTACCCTGACCATGATTGTGAAGCGCCAATATGTAGGCTATGTGGTCAATTATAATCACCCGCTTGCACTGAACAGCATCAATGAGCTCAAGTATATTATTTTCCCGTTCCTGCTCTGGTGCCTGGCGAACTGGTCCCTGACGACGCTGATGGATGGGGAAGGGAAGTTCAAGGAGATCGTCATTACGACCGGGTACGCCCTGCTTCCGCTGATTCTGATCAACATTCCCAATATCCTGCTCAGTAATGTGATCACGCTGCGGGAGGCTTCCTTCTATCATTTACTGGATGCTCTGGCCACGCTCTGGTTCGTGTGGCTCTTGTTCATCGGAACCATGACCGTTCATCAGTACACGGTGCTCAAAACGATTACAACCATGCTGCTGACACTGGCCGTGGTGGGCATCATCATCTTCCTGGGCCTGCTGTTCTTTAATCTGATCCAGCAAATTGTCAGTTTTGTCTACACCGTCTACCAGGAGCTTTCACTTCGCGGATAAGAAAGGAGGAGCCAGGCTTTGAAGAAGAAGCTAACCATCATTGCAATTGTACTTATGCTCAGCGGGGCAGCCGTTCTGCCTTACGCGGACTTGGCGGAATCCGCACCTGAAGCGGAAGCGGCGGTACAGTCTGAAGTGCAGAGCGGGCAGAATACCCGCACCCCGGAAGCGCCGGAGCTATCCGCAGATCTGAAGGCGGCCCTGGACAACGAGTATTTGACCCTGTATCTGAATCAGACGACTACGGAGGTTGCCGTTAAGGATAAGAAGAGCGGAGCGATCTGGTATTCTAACCCGCAGGACCGTGAACAGGACGCCGTTGCCACCGGCTATAACAAATCCAAGCTGAATGTGCAGGTAGAGCTGACCTACTATGACAGCAAGGGTAATCTCATGAACTACGACAACTACACCCACAGTGTACAGAGCAGTCAATTCACCATTGAGGAATCGGGTGACAGTCTGAACATCGTGTACACGCTGGGGGAGGTCAAGAGCAATATCGACGGAATTCCCAAATACATCAGTGAAGAACGCTTCCGTACCCTGATCATCGGCCGTCTTGAGAAGGAAAGTGACAAGAAGGAGATTGAGAAGCGGTTCAGGTACGATGAATTGAGTAAGCGGTATGAACGAAGAGACACCTCCTTTAAGGGAGTGGGGCTGAAGAAGGTAACCACCCTGTTCGGGCTGATCGGCTATGATGAGGCGCAAATCGCCATCGATAAAGCCGCCTACGGTGAAGAGGATGACGGAGCCGCCCTGGTGACACTTCCCCTGGAATACCGGCTGGACGGGAAGCAGCTGAAGGTAAGCATCCCGGGCGATAAGGTCCGTTATCCGGATAATATGCACATTCAGAGTTTGTCGCTGCTTCCGTTTTTTGGGGCGAGCGGGACAAAGGATGAAGGCTACAGCCTGGTGCCGGACGGCTCCGGGTCACTGATACACTTCAATAATAACAAGCTCTATGCTACCCCTTACCGTACAGCGATGTACGGGCCGGATGCTGCGCTGACCCAGCTGGGGCAAGTGCAGAAGGAGGAGACCGCACGGCTGCCTGTATTCGGCATGAAGGTTGAGGACCGGGGCTTCCTGGCGGTGATCGAGAGAGGGGACGCGGTTGCGGCTGTGGAGGCAGATGTCAGCGGGCGGCTGAATCAGTATAACAATGTCTTCTCCAGCTATACGCTAGGCAGTCTGGAGGAAGTGACACTGACCAACGGCTGGCGCTCCAGTACAGTGAAGCAATTTCAGGCGGGGATCTACCCCGGAGATATCACTGTAGCGTACAGCTTCCTTGATCAGGAGGAAGCCAGCTATTCAGGTATGGCCGCGCATTACCGGGAGTACTTAATCGAACATACCAGGATGGCAAGGCTGGACGGGACAGAGGACGTTCCCTTTTACCTGGAATTGATCGGCGGCATTCCGAAGAAGAAGTTCTTCCTGGGCATTCCTTACAGCGCTTATGAGCCGCTTACCTCCTTCAAGGAGGCCAAGATCATCCTGAAGCAGATGCAGGAGAAGGGAATCGGGGATATTCAACTGCGGTATACCGGATGGTTCAACGGCGGCATCAACCATAATTATCCGAAGGGCGTATCTGTGGACAGCAAGCTTGGCGGGACCAAAGGGCTCAAGGAGCTGCAGGCCTACGCACAGGATAAGAGGGTTACACTGTATCCCGATGCTTCGTTCCTGCAGACCTTCCCGGAAGCCAAGGGCCTCCGCAAGTCACAGGCCTCCCGGCTGATTACGGGTAAGCTGGCGCATACGTATCCCTTCGACTTCTCCATGCTGAAGCTGGATGTGCAGGAGCCCTCCGGTTATGTCGTCAGCCCCCGGGTATTGCCGGGTGTGGTAGACGGCTTCCTCGGGGATTATGCAGAGCTTGGAGTAGACGGCTTGTCCCTGCGGGATCTCGGCAGCGGGCTGAATTCCGATTTTAATGCGGAGGAACTGGTTGACCGCCAGCAGGCCGAGGGAATCATCAAGGAGCAGCTGGAGCGTATGAGCAGCTCGGTGCCCCGCCTGATGGTGGAAGGCGGCAATGCGTACGCGGCTCCCTTCGCCCGTCATATAGTGGCTGCACCCATGCAGAGCAGCGGGTTCAATATTACGGATGAGAGCATCCCCTTCTTCCAGATGGTGTATCACGGTTATCTGCAATATGCCGGAACCGCCTGGAATATGGCTGACGATCAGGATGCATCGCTCAGTCTGCTCAAGGCGCTGGAGACCGGGAGCGCGCCGTATTACACCTGGTTCTATGCCGATCCTTCCGCGATTAATATGACGGGCTTTGGCAGCCTCTACTCGGCCGATTACCGTAGCTGGATTGACCAGGCAGCCGGGCAGTATCAGGCATTAAGCCTTGTGCTGAAGAATGTACAGTCCCAGACGATCAAAGAGCATAAGAAGCTGGCGGAAGGTGTCTATCAGACGACTTATGAAGCAGGAACCACAATTATAGTGAATTATAACCGTGCGCCGGTGAGTGTGGGCGGAGTAACCATAGACGGACGGAATTACCGGGTAGGAGGTGAGCAGCAATAATGAAGCTTAAGAAGCTGTCCCTGGAGCAAAAAAACAGATATTATGGCCTGTACTTCATTCTTCCCTGGTTCGCGGGCTTCTGCTTCCTGTTCCTGACGCCGTTGCTGTCTTCCCTGCGGTTCAGCCTTAGTAACCTGCAGGTCAATGATGAGGGCTTCACGCTGAAGTATATCGGACTCGCGAACTTCCGGGAGGCGCTGTTCTCCCATGAATCCTATGTCCGGACATTAACGGAATCTGTGATGAATATCGTGCTGAACACCCCGCTTATTCTGATTTTCAGCCTGTTTTTCGCCGTGCTGCTCAATCAGAAGTTCCATGGCAGAGTGCTGGCCCGGGCGATCTTCTTCCTACCGGTCATTCTGGCCTCGGGCATTATTGCCAGCATTGAGAACGGGGACCTGATGCAGTCCGTTGTACGCAGCGCCAGTGATTCCACGGGCGGAGGCCTGTCGGTGATCAAGAATCTGGAGCTGACCACGCTGCTGATCGAATCTGGCCTGAGCCCTACCGTGGTGCAGTATCTGACTGGAGCGGTGAGCCGGATCTATGAGATTGTCAGCCAATCGGGCGTGCAGATCCTGATCTTTTTAGCGGGGCTGCAATCGATCTCCCCTTCCCTGTATGAGGCGGCGAAGATTGAAGGTTCCACAGGCTATGAGGCGTTCTGGAAAATTACGTTTCCGATGATCGGCCCGCTGATTCTGACCAATCTGGTCTACACCATCATCGACAGCTTCATCAGCGACCAGACCAGCCGCATGGTGGTGGATACAGCGTTCAAGAGCTTCAATTTCGGGCTGAGCGCAGCCATGTCCTGGATGTATTTTGTCATCATTGCACTGCTGTTGTGGATAACGACGGCGCTGATCTCACGTAAAGTCTTTTATCAAGACTAGCGGTTAGGAAGGAGGAGCATTCATGAAGACAGAGACCGCAGCAATGCCGCACCGATCCAGGAAAGAGCAGCTGCACAGGCTGGCCTCGGCCGCCTATTGGGTGGAATTTTCAAAAAAATGGTTGTGGGTATTCGCCCGCTTTGTGCTGGTCTTCGGCATTTCGTTCGTCATCCTGTACCCGATCCTGCTAAAGCTGTCGATTGCGTTCAAGAGTATGGATGATTTGTATGATTCCACCGTGATCTGGGTCCCGCAGGCCTTCACCCTGGAGAACTTCAGGCTGGTCTTCAAGGCGATGAACTATCCGGCAGTTCTGCGTAACACCATGCTGTTGTCATCAGCGGTCATGGTGCTTCAGACGATCATCTGTGTGCTGGCCGGTTACGGCTTTGCCCGGATTAAGTTCAAGGGGAGCGGGCTGCTGTTCGCCGCAGTAATCTTTACGATTCTTGTCCCGTCCCAGACGATCATGATCCCGCTGTACCTGCATTTCAAGAACTTTGACCTGTTCGGTCTGATTGAGCTGTTCACGGGGAAGCCGGCGAACCTGATCAATACGTATTGGCCGTTTATAATTTCTTCGATGCTCGGGATGGGTGTTAAGACAGGGCTGTATGTCTATATTTTCCGCCAGTTTTTCAAGGGTATTCCACGAGAGATTGAGGAAGCGGCCTATGTGGACGGAGCAGGCTATTTCACCACCTTCGCGCGGGTGATTCTACCCAATGCTATTCCGTCAATGGTAACGGTGATGCTGTTCTCCTTCGTGTGGCAGTGGAATGATTCATTCTTCACCAATATGTATCTGAACGAACCGAAGGTCATGTCATCGATGATGTCTTCGGCGGGCTACGGTATTGCTACCTACATGACCGGCGGGGGCCAAGCGGCGAATTCGCTCGTTCAGGACCCGTTCTTCATGTCCATGATGATGAATACGAGTGTGCTGATGGCGATTCTGCCGCTGATTATCCTCTATGTATTCGTTCAGCGGCATTTCGTAGAGAGTGTGGAGCGTTCCGGTCTGGTTGGTTAGGAGGAGGATAGGAGCATGAAGCGGCTGGCAGTTACGGCGGTTATCGGCATTGTTCTAGTGTGTGTTGTTGTTGTAGTAATTCTGTTCAGTAATAGGAAAGAGGAGGAAATCCCTGTGCAGCACCAGAAACCGCCGGATGCGGCAGTGACGATAGACGGTAATCTCCGCTATCAGACTATCGATAACTTTGGCGCGTCCGACGCCTGGTCCATGGACCCCCTGGGGAAGGAGTGGACCGAAGAGAATAAGAACAAGGTGGCAGATTTACTGTTCTCACGCAGCAGAGGGATCGGGCTGTCGGCCTGGCGCTTCAATATAGGCGCAGGCTCGGCGGAGACCGATCAGGCGATCATTCCAGATCCATGGCGGAGAACGGAAGCCTTCAAAATAACGGAGGAAGGGCCGTACGACTGGAGCAGGCAGGCAGGCCAGCAGTGGTTCCTGCGGGCAGCCCAGGAGCGCGGAGTCGAATCTCTGATTGCCTTCGTCAACAGCCCGCCGGTCTGGATGACCCGCAGCGGTCATGCCCAGCCTGACCCAGAGGTGGGGTCCAGTAATTTGAAGGAAGGCTCTGAAGCTGCCTTCGCCGCCTTCCTGATTGATGTGCTGGAGCATTTCAAGCAGGAAGGGCTGGAGTTCAATTATATCAGCCCCGTTAACGAGCCGACCTGGGACTGGAATCATGCGCAGCAGGAAGCCAGCCGGTACAACAATGACGACCTGAAGCGGGTGATTCTGGAGCTGCATGCCCAGCTCCGCGCCAGCGGACTGGAAGCGCAGATCAGTGCCCCGGACGGGGTAGAGATTACCTCTCTGCTGGATGATGAGCACTACCGGGAATTCACGGGCAGCGGTGTCTATTCCAGCGGGGCTAACAGCCTGGGGCTGGGAAAATACCGTGAATATATTAAGGACCTCTTGGGTGATCCTGTGCTGAAGGAAGCAGTAGGCAATAAGATCGCCTCGCATTCCTACTGGTCTGATTACAGCCATTCCGGCGATGACCGCCTGGTTAAGCTAAGACAGCTGTTGGACGGTAATCTGAAGCAATATGATCCTGAGGCCAAGTACTGGGTTACCGAATATTGCATTATGGGCGATTATGGCCCGGGACGGGATCTGGGAATGGAGCCGGCGCTACAGGTGGCGCGCACCATTCACTTTGATCTGACCGAGGCGGATGCAGCCGCATGGCAGTGGTGGACTGCAGTGTCCAAGGTGGATTACAAGGACGGCTTGCTGTACACCGATTACACTCAGCCTGGGGATGAGCAGAACATCCTGACCTCGAAGATCCTGTGGTCGCTAGGCAACTACAGCAAGTTCATCCGCCCCGGAGCGGTGCGGATTGCACTCTCCGGTCTGAGCCAGGAAGCCGGAAGCGAGCTGCTCGGCTCGGCTTACTTGCACGAGGAGGAGCAGAGCATGACGGCGGTGCTGGTGAATGACAGCCTGGAGGAGAAGCAGGTGCAGCTCACCTTGAGCGGACTGGGACTGAAGGCATCTGCCTTGCGTTCCTATGTAACCAATGCGCAGCTGGATCTGGCGCGCGGCGAGGATGTGGCCGCTGATGCAGCTGCTGATGGGACAGCAGCTGGGGAGCAGGTATTTCAGGCCGTTATCCCGGCCAAGTCGGTGGTGACCCTGGTGGCCGGCGGGCCGGAGTTAGAGGAGGAGGCTGACCTGCCGGGTGAGGTTGCCCGGACTCAGGCTGCCCAGACTCAGGTTGCGCAGGAAATTCCGGCTGCGGGGGACTATGCGGGCTATTTATTCAGCTATTTCACAGGCGAAGGGACCGGGGACGGCGAGCAGGTATATTTCGCCCTCAGCGAAGGCAATGACCCGCTGCATTGGAAGGAGCTGAATGCCGGGAAGCCCGTGCTTAGGTCCAGCTTGGGCAACAAGGGGGTCAGGGACCCGTTCATCATCCGTTCACCTGAAGGGGACCGGTTCTATCTCATCGCCACCGATCTGAAGATCAACGGCAACTGGGATTGGGGTGCAGCCCAGACACAAGGCAGCCGGGCGATTATTGTATGGGAATCGGATAATCTGGTGGACTGGTCGGAGCCTTGGGAAGCCCAGGTCTCACCTGAGGAAGCGGGGAATACCTGGGCACCTGAGGTGATCTATGACCAGGAGAGCAGGGAATATATCGTATTCTGGGCCTCGCGGATGTACACCGATTCCACTCACACCGGGGACGCCTACCAGAAAATTATGTACAGCAAGACACGCGATTTCCGAGCGTTCACAGAGCCGCAGGTCTATATGGACTACGGGCATTCGATCATCGATACCACTATGGCTGCGTATAACGGGAAGATTTACAGATTCACCAAGGATGAACGCGAGCAAGGCCCGGAATCCCCTTTTGGCAAAATGGTGTTCCAGGAGTCCCTGGATTCGGTATTTGCCCCTGCGGTGAAGCTGCTAAGCGGGAGTGTCGGCGGACTGAAGGGCATTGAAGGGCCAACCCTGTTCAAATCCAATACGGAGCAGAAGTGGTATCTGTTTGTGGATGAATTCGGAGGGAGAGGGTACATCCCGCTGGAGACGGAAGATCTGGATTCCGGCAAGTGGACGGTATCCTCTGATTATGAGCTGCCGGCCAGCCCCCGTCATGGAACGGTAATTCCGGTTACCCGGCGTGAATACGACGCTCTGAATGCCAAGTTCATGCAATGATCTGAGGCCTGGCCTAGCGTGCACGTTGAACGGAGACGGTATACAAAAACAGGTTCACCCTTGCCATTACAGCAGAGGTGAACCTGTTTGCTTACAGCATCATGCTGAAGGCCGATGCTTATTTGGAGCTTTCGTAACGTTTGCCGACTT is a window encoding:
- a CDS encoding sugar ABC transporter permease, with translation MQKVKNTAEPLIQPRLSPSGLRNYWALFGKDVRRDKHLYILLAPYMVLFLLFTVLPVVISIIFSFTHFNMLEMPRWIGWENYSKLLWNDDVFLIGVKNTLIFSVVTGPVSYIACFLFAWLINELNPKLRAFMTLIFFAPSISGNVFFIWQIIFSSDSYGIINGFLMQLGVIYEPIQWLQDPKYMLGIIMLVQLWLSLGTSFLAFIAGLQTVDKTLYEAGAVDGVKNRWQELWFITLPSMRPQLMFGAVIQITASLAVADVAMALAGFPSVQYGAHTIVTHLVDYGTIRFEMGYASAIATVLFVMMLGSNLIVQKLLKRVGE
- a CDS encoding carbohydrate ABC transporter permease, which encodes MKLAIRLNKKVNRSWQVDALLFLALAGFGSFMAIPLIYVINNAFKPLDELFIFPPTLFVRNATLENFANLFQVMKNSWVPFSRYIFNTVFITAAGTAGHILLASAAAYPLAKHKFRGSKVLFTVVVLSLMFSPHVTAIPNYMIMSALGWMDTYQAVIVPAFAYPLGLYLMKQFMEQIPDALLEAAKIDGASEYRIFWQVVMPLVKPAWLTLLILMMQMLWGTDGGSFIYSEQLKTLHYAMGQIIQGGIARAGVGAAVAVIMMTVPIVTFILSQSNVIQTMASSGMKD
- a CDS encoding gluconolactonase, producing the protein MRIKSSILVLVSVLLLVSLCPRPAGAAPYEGYTYSYWGEAVQSPIAYLPSRAIGGLEAGTGAWNAPGDLFVSAEGLLYVLDSGNGRIVVLDKEWNTLRVIEGFQNGEKKDSFNNPEGLFVTDAGRIYVADTENGRLVELDGTGTFVREIGPPKADVIGAGFEYFPRKVIVDKAGRIYVVGRGVYEGLIEFDSDGQFTGFMGTNKVQFDPVDLFWKSVSTKEQREKMVQFIPLEFNNTDVDEDGFIYTTTVDKKTFSPVKRLNPSGIDVLRVSKEIPPIGDLSRDRSAFIDIDVTGNGVYRVLDSTRGRVFTYNEDGKLLYVIGQLGSQLGTFKNPAAVESYENAIYVLDRDLGRITEFTVTQFGSMVNEANTLYSSGKHDEAAKLWREVLKLDANFEMAYVGIGKSLLRQGEYKEAMTYLKLGNDREYYSKALGKYRREYMRDYFSLYMTGIIAVLLAGYVIVRLVKRPRKEGRVEDAVS
- a CDS encoding Yip1 family protein, whose amino-acid sequence is MPFLKDIKYSLHVAVHPFDGFWDLKYENKGKLRMALGILMALTLTMIVKRQYVGYVVNYNHPLALNSINELKYIIFPFLLWCLANWSLTTLMDGEGKFKEIVITTGYALLPLILINIPNILLSNVITLREASFYHLLDALATLWFVWLLFIGTMTVHQYTVLKTITTMLLTLAVVGIIIFLGLLFFNLIQQIVSFVYTVYQELSLRG
- a CDS encoding DUF5696 domain-containing protein; translation: MKKKLTIIAIVLMLSGAAVLPYADLAESAPEAEAAVQSEVQSGQNTRTPEAPELSADLKAALDNEYLTLYLNQTTTEVAVKDKKSGAIWYSNPQDREQDAVATGYNKSKLNVQVELTYYDSKGNLMNYDNYTHSVQSSQFTIEESGDSLNIVYTLGEVKSNIDGIPKYISEERFRTLIIGRLEKESDKKEIEKRFRYDELSKRYERRDTSFKGVGLKKVTTLFGLIGYDEAQIAIDKAAYGEEDDGAALVTLPLEYRLDGKQLKVSIPGDKVRYPDNMHIQSLSLLPFFGASGTKDEGYSLVPDGSGSLIHFNNNKLYATPYRTAMYGPDAALTQLGQVQKEETARLPVFGMKVEDRGFLAVIERGDAVAAVEADVSGRLNQYNNVFSSYTLGSLEEVTLTNGWRSSTVKQFQAGIYPGDITVAYSFLDQEEASYSGMAAHYREYLIEHTRMARLDGTEDVPFYLELIGGIPKKKFFLGIPYSAYEPLTSFKEAKIILKQMQEKGIGDIQLRYTGWFNGGINHNYPKGVSVDSKLGGTKGLKELQAYAQDKRVTLYPDASFLQTFPEAKGLRKSQASRLITGKLAHTYPFDFSMLKLDVQEPSGYVVSPRVLPGVVDGFLGDYAELGVDGLSLRDLGSGLNSDFNAEELVDRQQAEGIIKEQLERMSSSVPRLMVEGGNAYAAPFARHIVAAPMQSSGFNITDESIPFFQMVYHGYLQYAGTAWNMADDQDASLSLLKALETGSAPYYTWFYADPSAINMTGFGSLYSADYRSWIDQAAGQYQALSLVLKNVQSQTIKEHKKLAEGVYQTTYEAGTTIIVNYNRAPVSVGGVTIDGRNYRVGGEQQ
- a CDS encoding sugar ABC transporter permease codes for the protein MKLKKLSLEQKNRYYGLYFILPWFAGFCFLFLTPLLSSLRFSLSNLQVNDEGFTLKYIGLANFREALFSHESYVRTLTESVMNIVLNTPLILIFSLFFAVLLNQKFHGRVLARAIFFLPVILASGIIASIENGDLMQSVVRSASDSTGGGLSVIKNLELTTLLIESGLSPTVVQYLTGAVSRIYEIVSQSGVQILIFLAGLQSISPSLYEAAKIEGSTGYEAFWKITFPMIGPLILTNLVYTIIDSFISDQTSRMVVDTAFKSFNFGLSAAMSWMYFVIIALLLWITTALISRKVFYQD
- a CDS encoding carbohydrate ABC transporter permease codes for the protein MKTETAAMPHRSRKEQLHRLASAAYWVEFSKKWLWVFARFVLVFGISFVILYPILLKLSIAFKSMDDLYDSTVIWVPQAFTLENFRLVFKAMNYPAVLRNTMLLSSAVMVLQTIICVLAGYGFARIKFKGSGLLFAAVIFTILVPSQTIMIPLYLHFKNFDLFGLIELFTGKPANLINTYWPFIISSMLGMGVKTGLYVYIFRQFFKGIPREIEEAAYVDGAGYFTTFARVILPNAIPSMVTVMLFSFVWQWNDSFFTNMYLNEPKVMSSMMSSAGYGIATYMTGGGQAANSLVQDPFFMSMMMNTSVLMAILPLIILYVFVQRHFVESVERSGLVG
- a CDS encoding glycoside hydrolase, with product MKRLAVTAVIGIVLVCVVVVVILFSNRKEEEIPVQHQKPPDAAVTIDGNLRYQTIDNFGASDAWSMDPLGKEWTEENKNKVADLLFSRSRGIGLSAWRFNIGAGSAETDQAIIPDPWRRTEAFKITEEGPYDWSRQAGQQWFLRAAQERGVESLIAFVNSPPVWMTRSGHAQPDPEVGSSNLKEGSEAAFAAFLIDVLEHFKQEGLEFNYISPVNEPTWDWNHAQQEASRYNNDDLKRVILELHAQLRASGLEAQISAPDGVEITSLLDDEHYREFTGSGVYSSGANSLGLGKYREYIKDLLGDPVLKEAVGNKIASHSYWSDYSHSGDDRLVKLRQLLDGNLKQYDPEAKYWVTEYCIMGDYGPGRDLGMEPALQVARTIHFDLTEADAAAWQWWTAVSKVDYKDGLLYTDYTQPGDEQNILTSKILWSLGNYSKFIRPGAVRIALSGLSQEAGSELLGSAYLHEEEQSMTAVLVNDSLEEKQVQLTLSGLGLKASALRSYVTNAQLDLARGEDVAADAAADGTAAGEQVFQAVIPAKSVVTLVAGGPELEEEADLPGEVARTQAAQTQVAQEIPAAGDYAGYLFSYFTGEGTGDGEQVYFALSEGNDPLHWKELNAGKPVLRSSLGNKGVRDPFIIRSPEGDRFYLIATDLKINGNWDWGAAQTQGSRAIIVWESDNLVDWSEPWEAQVSPEEAGNTWAPEVIYDQESREYIVFWASRMYTDSTHTGDAYQKIMYSKTRDFRAFTEPQVYMDYGHSIIDTTMAAYNGKIYRFTKDEREQGPESPFGKMVFQESLDSVFAPAVKLLSGSVGGLKGIEGPTLFKSNTEQKWYLFVDEFGGRGYIPLETEDLDSGKWTVSSDYELPASPRHGTVIPVTRREYDALNAKFMQ